The Sulfurimonas lithotrophica genome includes a region encoding these proteins:
- a CDS encoding LptF/LptG family permease yields the protein MLAFKYISYHFLKYFFIILFALVLFSVAFEYTSKSVNTLESANLLLIFLVYKSFFAIDMLLPISLIFAMISTKILLIRSNALVSFYSLGYSRVQILKPFVVVSVIITIIYILLHISSSFSRANEHAKNIEDNSEYLSPTRDLFFSYKEKFVYFSKMIPLQSRAEGIRVFTATKGSLKEVVVAKNAVYEDGFWHIKKADIIVKPDDLSFNSPGIKVSTTEDLKILEGFKPKILDQVYEGKVNFTIGDAIEALLILKDENVNIDTIKGSLYKIIIHPFFAPFLVIIIFFFVPISARFLNVSLFSFGAIIATLMIWGIMFTLSEFAKNKTIPSEIGIVLPVFILFIISVKQWRKYAK from the coding sequence ATGTTAGCTTTTAAGTATATTTCATACCACTTTTTAAAATATTTTTTTATTATTCTTTTTGCATTGGTACTTTTCTCAGTTGCTTTTGAATATACATCAAAGTCTGTAAACACTCTGGAATCGGCAAATTTACTTTTGATTTTTTTAGTATATAAAAGCTTTTTTGCAATAGATATGCTTTTACCTATATCGCTTATATTTGCAATGATATCTACAAAGATACTCCTTATACGTTCCAATGCTCTTGTATCATTCTATTCACTTGGTTATTCAAGAGTTCAAATTTTAAAACCTTTTGTCGTTGTCTCGGTTATTATCACAATTATATATATATTGTTGCATATTAGTTCTTCTTTTTCACGTGCAAATGAACATGCAAAAAATATTGAAGACAATTCCGAATACTTAAGCCCGACACGAGATTTGTTTTTCTCATATAAAGAAAAATTTGTATATTTTTCAAAAATGATTCCTCTTCAATCGCGAGCAGAGGGCATCAGGGTGTTTACTGCGACTAAGGGAAGCTTAAAAGAGGTAGTTGTAGCAAAAAATGCTGTTTATGAAGATGGTTTTTGGCACATTAAAAAAGCAGATATCATAGTTAAACCCGATGATTTGAGTTTTAATTCTCCGGGTATAAAAGTTAGTACGACTGAAGATTTGAAAATATTAGAAGGTTTTAAACCAAAAATTTTAGATCAAGTATATGAGGGAAAGGTTAATTTTACTATCGGTGATGCTATAGAGGCATTACTCATTTTAAAAGATGAAAATGTGAATATAGATACTATAAAAGGTTCTTTGTACAAAATAATAATTCATCCGTTTTTTGCTCCGTTTTTAGTTATAATAATTTTCTTTTTTGTACCCATTAGTGCAAGATTTTTAAATGTATCGTTATTTAGTTTTGGAGCTATAATAGCTACGCTTATGATATGGGGGATTATGTTCACACTCTCAGAATTTGCAAAAAACAAGACTATTCCCTCAGAAATCGGTATAGTTTTGCCTGTATTTATCCTCTTTATAATATCTGTTAAACAGTGGCGTAAATACGCAAAGTAA
- a CDS encoding type IV pilus twitching motility protein PilT, whose amino-acid sequence MSEEIDFSQYDFKLRDKINDYLKKMIAFGGSDLHVKAKSVVRARKDGKIHQFPGWIMSTDDSRTLAKEILKGDYMKFTKQKEYDTVHKFNEKYSFRVNFFFQKDGVSAVFRIIPTEIPPLKDLGMPSIVSSFANKERGLVLVTGVTGSGKSTTLASIIDLINRTKYKHIITIEDPIEFTHKDRLCIVNQRSVGKDTLSFKSALKAALREDPDIILVGEMRDRETVELALHAADTGHLVFSTLHTTDAKETVNRIISYFPVDEQQRVRLSLSNVIQGVISQRLIPTEDKDGKPTGRRAAMEIMVRTPTIEKLILENRDNEIPDVIEAGRDLYHSQTFDQSILDLYNEGVISKEKAKDYATSASDLELKMSGLSSGKVDTNQADKYKKEDLTQDDDIFDLK is encoded by the coding sequence ATGAGCGAAGAGATAGATTTTAGTCAATATGATTTTAAATTAAGAGATAAGATAAATGATTATCTAAAAAAGATGATTGCATTTGGCGGAAGTGATTTACACGTAAAAGCAAAGTCTGTGGTGCGTGCCAGAAAAGACGGTAAGATACACCAGTTTCCAGGTTGGATTATGTCAACGGATGATTCAAGAACTTTGGCAAAAGAGATACTTAAAGGTGATTATATGAAATTCACCAAGCAAAAAGAATATGACACCGTTCATAAATTTAATGAAAAATATAGCTTTCGTGTAAACTTTTTTTTCCAAAAAGACGGAGTTTCTGCTGTTTTTAGGATAATTCCGACAGAAATCCCTCCTCTAAAAGATTTAGGAATGCCTTCTATAGTGAGTTCCTTTGCAAATAAAGAAAGAGGTCTTGTTCTTGTAACGGGTGTTACGGGTTCCGGTAAGTCAACTACTCTTGCATCTATAATTGACTTGATCAACAGAACAAAATATAAACATATTATTACGATAGAAGATCCGATTGAGTTTACCCATAAAGACAGACTCTGCATTGTAAATCAACGCTCTGTAGGAAAAGATACACTCTCTTTTAAATCGGCGTTAAAAGCGGCACTTCGTGAGGATCCTGATATTATATTAGTAGGTGAGATGAGGGATCGTGAAACTGTAGAGTTAGCACTTCATGCTGCAGATACTGGACATTTAGTTTTCTCAACTCTACATACAACTGATGCCAAAGAGACGGTTAATCGTATAATATCTTACTTTCCCGTTGATGAACAACAACGTGTTAGATTATCTTTATCAAATGTTATTCAAGGAGTTATCTCTCAAAGGCTTATCCCGACTGAAGATAAAGACGGTAAACCTACAGGACGTCGTGCAGCTATGGAGATAATGGTTCGTACGCCTACCATTGAAAAACTAATTTTAGAAAACCGTGATAACGAGATACCGGACGTGATTGAAGCAGGACGTGATTTGTACCATTCTCAGACTTTTGACCAGTCTATACTTGATTTATATAACGAGGGTGTTATATCTAAAGAAAAAGCAAAAGATTATGCTACAAGTGCATCTGACTTAGAACTTAAAATGAGTGGATTAAGTAGTGGAAAAGTCGATACTAATCAGGCCGATAAGTACAAAAAAGAAGACTTGACACAAGATGATGATATTTTTGATTTAAAATAA
- the lysA gene encoding diaminopimelate decarboxylase produces the protein MDFKTIANEYKTPLYVYDLDHMTKQYEKLKEAFRGRKSIMAYAVKSNSNLSVVKHFADLGSGADCVSIGEVRRALAAGVAPYKVLFSGVGKNDDEIREAIESDILYINVESEAELGRVELIAKELGKVSRISVRVNPNIDPKTHPYISTGLHDNKFGVEIDVAKRMYIKAKNSEFLDPVGIHFHIGSQLTDLKPIYEASEIVADMVRSLHAIDIELKFFDIGGGLGIQYDDESTIEPYDYAQAILGTLKGLDITVICEPGRFLTGNAGYFLTKVLYEKQNGEKRFVVVDGAMNDLARPSLYNAYHRIEAITDNDGEVSKADVVGPVCESSDFFAKDCELPMLEHNDLLVVHSAGAYGFGMGSNYNTRNRSAEVAVKGGEVRLIRKRETYEDLIALEKDLLG, from the coding sequence ATGGATTTTAAGACAATAGCAAATGAGTATAAAACACCACTATACGTGTATGATTTAGACCACATGACTAAGCAGTATGAAAAACTAAAAGAAGCTTTTCGCGGTCGTAAAAGTATAATGGCATATGCTGTAAAATCAAATTCAAACCTAAGTGTCGTTAAACATTTTGCAGATTTGGGAAGCGGAGCCGACTGTGTATCTATAGGTGAAGTTCGTCGTGCTTTGGCTGCAGGTGTAGCACCATATAAAGTTTTGTTTAGCGGTGTGGGTAAAAATGACGATGAGATTCGTGAAGCGATTGAATCAGACATCCTTTACATAAATGTAGAGAGTGAAGCTGAACTTGGACGTGTTGAACTTATAGCAAAAGAGTTGGGAAAAGTATCTAGAATCTCAGTTAGAGTAAATCCAAACATTGATCCAAAAACCCACCCTTATATCTCTACAGGATTGCATGATAACAAATTCGGAGTAGAGATAGATGTAGCAAAACGTATGTACATTAAAGCAAAAAACTCTGAGTTTCTTGATCCGGTTGGTATACACTTTCACATCGGAAGTCAACTGACAGACCTAAAACCGATTTATGAAGCAAGTGAAATTGTTGCAGATATGGTAAGAAGCCTGCATGCTATAGATATTGAGCTCAAATTTTTTGATATCGGCGGAGGTCTTGGCATCCAGTATGATGATGAGAGCACAATAGAACCGTATGATTATGCACAGGCAATTTTAGGTACTCTAAAAGGTTTAGATATTACTGTTATTTGTGAACCGGGAAGATTTTTAACCGGAAATGCAGGGTATTTTTTAACAAAAGTACTTTATGAGAAACAAAACGGCGAGAAACGATTTGTAGTGGTTGACGGAGCTATGAATGACTTGGCTCGTCCGAGTTTGTATAATGCTTATCATAGAATTGAAGCGATTACGGATAATGACGGTGAAGTAAGCAAAGCTGATGTTGTAGGACCCGTATGTGAGAGTTCGGACTTTTTTGCAAAAGACTGTGAGTTACCGATGCTAGAACATAACGATCTTCTTGTCGTTCACTCTGCAGGTGCGTACGGTTTTGGTATGGGGAGTAATTACAACACTAGAAACAGAAGTGCCGAAGTTGCCGTAAAAGGCGGTGAAGTTAGGCTTATTCGTAAACGTGAGACTTATGAAGACTTGATAGCATTAGAAAAAGACCTTTTAGGATAA
- a CDS encoding 50S ribosomal protein L25/general stress protein Ctc — MLEGIIRESTGKKAVKALRRDGYLIANIYGKGLDNVNAAFKSNEYIRTVRNKDSIAFPVKVDGKELNVVVQAYESHPLTAELLHVDLMVAQPGVVTHYMVPVNPVGTPVGLKNKGLLNVAKPRLRVKAAIEALPNTIDINVNNLDVGDAVMIRDLADIENVKFTDDGRVSVLSMIKAK, encoded by the coding sequence ATGTTAGAAGGTATTATTAGAGAGAGTACTGGGAAGAAAGCTGTAAAAGCTCTTCGCCGTGATGGTTATCTAATTGCCAACATCTACGGAAAAGGTTTAGACAATGTTAACGCTGCGTTTAAATCAAATGAATATATCCGTACTGTTCGCAACAAAGATTCTATTGCATTCCCGGTAAAAGTTGACGGAAAAGAATTAAATGTTGTTGTTCAAGCATATGAGTCTCACCCTTTAACAGCTGAATTGTTACATGTTGATTTAATGGTAGCACAACCGGGTGTAGTTACACACTATATGGTTCCAGTAAACCCTGTAGGTACTCCGGTTGGTCTTAAAAACAAAGGTCTTTTAAATGTTGCTAAACCACGTTTACGTGTAAAAGCAGCTATCGAAGCTTTACCAAATACAATCGATATCAATGTTAATAACTTAGATGTTGGTGATGCGGTTATGATTCGTGATTTAGCAGATATTGAAAATGTTAAATTCACTGATGATGGTCGTGTATCAGTTCTAAGTATGATTAAAGCTAAGTAA
- the pth gene encoding aminoacyl-tRNA hydrolase has translation MMLIVGLGNPGANYEQTRHNIGFMVIDALIKRQNATKQSSSNFDGELFKFSNHFLLKPLTFMNLSGISVAKVKKFYKVEDVVVIHDDLDLPFGTLRFKKAGGHGGHNGLKSTDSHITKEYIRVRMGIGKPEHKGEVASYVLSDFNSEEQEHLDKWISQACEAIEYLLGNSLEDVSSKHTIKKFQLK, from the coding sequence ATCATGCTCATAGTCGGTCTTGGAAATCCCGGGGCTAACTATGAACAAACCCGCCATAATATTGGATTTATGGTAATAGATGCTCTAATTAAGCGTCAAAATGCTACAAAACAAAGCTCATCTAACTTTGATGGAGAGCTTTTTAAATTTTCAAATCATTTTTTATTAAAACCCCTTACATTTATGAACCTCTCAGGCATCTCCGTTGCTAAAGTAAAAAAATTTTATAAAGTTGAAGACGTAGTTGTAATACATGATGATTTAGATCTGCCTTTTGGAACACTCAGATTTAAAAAAGCAGGTGGACACGGCGGGCATAATGGACTAAAATCAACAGATTCGCATATAACGAAAGAGTATATAAGGGTACGTATGGGTATCGGTAAACCGGAACATAAAGGGGAGGTAGCCTCTTATGTGTTAAGTGATTTTAATTCTGAGGAACAAGAACATTTAGATAAATGGATTTCCCAAGCTTGCGAAGCTATAGAATATTTGTTAGGAAATTCGCTTGAAGATGTAAGTTCTAAACATACAATTAAAAAATTTCAGCTAAAATAA
- the hisC gene encoding histidinol-phosphate transaminase encodes MKFNKHIENIKTYEGGKPIELVVREFGIDPKDVVKLASNENPNGCSLKVQDAVKNIVANMALYPDDSMMKLKAGLSRRFGMDDENIIIGSGSDQVIELAVYAKTNKESKILTNGVTFAMYEVYAKHVGCEIIKTTSTDTHDLEQFYTLYKEHKPEIIFLCTPNNPTGDASDAKEIFEFISKIDSDTLVIVDGAYMEYAKAKDASKAIEPKELIDKFDNVLYLGTFSKAYGLGGMRVGYGIARLDIIKQLYKLRPPFNITTLSLEAASVALEDEEFVKNSIEMNFNEMKRYKNFANEQKIDIIESYTNFVTLCFEKPKNSSKIADALLKRGMIVRDLSGYGMNAIRVTVGKPEQNSKFFELLVEYL; translated from the coding sequence ATGAAATTTAATAAACATATTGAAAATATTAAAACGTATGAGGGCGGAAAACCTATAGAGTTGGTAGTTCGTGAGTTTGGGATAGATCCTAAAGATGTAGTAAAGCTTGCTTCAAATGAAAATCCTAACGGATGTTCTCTAAAAGTTCAAGATGCCGTAAAAAACATAGTTGCAAATATGGCGCTTTATCCTGATGATTCTATGATGAAATTAAAAGCCGGACTCTCACGCCGTTTTGGTATGGATGATGAGAATATTATTATCGGTTCAGGAAGCGATCAGGTAATTGAACTTGCCGTATATGCTAAGACAAATAAGGAAAGTAAAATACTTACAAACGGTGTAACATTTGCTATGTATGAAGTCTATGCAAAACACGTCGGATGTGAAATAATAAAAACAACTTCAACGGATACACATGATTTAGAGCAGTTTTATACACTTTACAAAGAACACAAACCTGAAATAATTTTTTTATGTACACCTAATAATCCTACAGGAGATGCTAGCGATGCAAAAGAGATATTTGAGTTTATTTCAAAGATAGATTCCGATACTCTTGTTATAGTTGATGGTGCTTATATGGAGTATGCAAAAGCAAAAGATGCTTCTAAAGCAATTGAACCAAAAGAGTTGATTGATAAGTTTGACAATGTCCTTTATTTGGGAACCTTCTCAAAAGCGTACGGTCTTGGCGGTATGCGTGTAGGTTATGGAATTGCAAGATTAGATATAATAAAACAGTTATATAAGCTTCGCCCACCCTTTAATATAACTACCTTATCACTAGAAGCTGCATCAGTTGCACTTGAAGATGAAGAGTTTGTTAAAAATAGTATTGAAATGAATTTTAACGAGATGAAACGGTATAAAAATTTCGCAAATGAGCAAAAAATAGATATAATTGAGAGCTATACAAACTTTGTAACTTTATGTTTTGAAAAGCCAAAAAACTCAAGCAAAATAGCAGATGCACTTCTTAAGCGTGGAATGATTGTTAGGGATTTGAGCGGATACGGGATGAATGCTATCAGGGTAACTGTCGGTAAACCCGAACAAAACAGTAAATTCTTTGAGTTACTTGTAGAATATTTATAA
- a CDS encoding transaldolase: MYIEDLKFSLWADFIERDFLDKGFRELIESKTINGATSNPAIFKNAILNSPAYKEQVATLSELSPKQKYEAVAIFDIKKAADILRPLYDNDDDGYVSIEVDPYLCDDAEGTIVEGKRLFAEIARPNVMIKVPATDAGYIAMEELVSCGIPVNATLIFTKEQAVSCAKAFEAGAKRGEGAVDTVISVFVSRVDRAIDATLAQKGVDVALSGIYNSADIYNEVEKLGIQKCRTLFASTGVKDDSLPPHYYIENLLAYNSVNTAPIETIEAYVQMGLKDNALPISDNVIKEHFSRVKEVGINMDEVYAKQISDGLDAFKVAFKDILENL; the protein is encoded by the coding sequence ATGTATATAGAAGACTTAAAATTTTCCCTTTGGGCTGATTTTATAGAGAGGGATTTTTTAGATAAAGGCTTTAGAGAACTGATAGAATCAAAAACAATAAACGGTGCCACATCAAATCCAGCAATATTTAAAAACGCTATTTTAAACTCACCTGCTTATAAAGAACAAGTAGCTACATTAAGCGAACTTAGTCCAAAACAAAAATATGAGGCTGTAGCGATATTTGATATAAAAAAAGCTGCAGATATATTAAGACCTTTATATGATAACGATGATGACGGATATGTAAGTATAGAGGTTGACCCTTATCTTTGTGATGATGCTGAGGGAACTATAGTTGAAGGTAAAAGACTTTTTGCAGAAATTGCACGTCCAAACGTTATGATAAAAGTTCCTGCTACAGATGCCGGATATATAGCAATGGAAGAGTTAGTATCTTGTGGTATCCCCGTAAATGCTACGCTGATTTTTACAAAGGAACAAGCCGTGTCTTGTGCCAAAGCTTTTGAAGCAGGAGCTAAAAGAGGAGAAGGTGCTGTTGATACCGTGATTAGCGTATTTGTTAGTCGTGTTGACAGAGCTATAGATGCAACACTGGCACAAAAAGGCGTAGATGTAGCGTTAAGCGGAATTTATAACAGTGCGGATATATATAATGAAGTTGAAAAACTTGGAATTCAAAAATGTCGTACACTTTTTGCAAGTACGGGTGTAAAAGACGATTCTCTTCCTCCACATTATTATATTGAGAATCTATTGGCTTACAACAGTGTAAATACGGCCCCTATAGAAACTATTGAAGCGTATGTTCAAATGGGACTTAAAGATAATGCACTCCCTATTTCAGATAATGTTATAAAAGAACATTTTTCTAGGGTAAAAGAGGTAGGTATTAATATGGATGAGGTATATGCTAAACAGATATCAGACGGTTTAGATGCATTTAAAGTTGCATTTAAAGATATATTGGAGAACTTATGA
- a CDS encoding sensor histidine kinase, with protein MINVWNDFYTSGMSFDDSELELKARYQVVNIILLLSILGLLFGILGNIIRGIDGYILIEFILILSGFIMIYLIRKSKRFFNPVMEILSFEYSIFFVFLVLFSPIEDMKHVWLFTYPLIILNLQTPQKSKYWLSFVVFLLIFANFQPFFKISISSYQTIYIIFVLVLVSLITYFYQRKMMDAREVIMQQRVVLEKRYNELLKKDKMLSTQSKQAVMGEMMSMIAHQWRQPLSTVTLLISNLQFGKMLGNEISSQKLDSTLNEISSTLVYLSETINDFQTYFHPNKIKSKVEIHEVLKKAVNFAKPRANRNNIEMLINKETDIESVTYENELIQIILNLINNAIDALINKDTQNSKITISAKNVDDMIYIYVKDTGEGIAQEHIDKVFEPYFSTKGKNGTGLGLYMSQIIAQKQFDGEISVSSSDVGATFLVKIKKDVNF; from the coding sequence ATGATAAATGTATGGAATGACTTTTATACAAGCGGTATGAGTTTTGATGATTCAGAATTAGAACTCAAAGCCAGGTATCAGGTTGTCAATATCATTTTACTTCTTTCTATTTTGGGACTTTTGTTTGGTATTTTAGGAAATATCATAAGGGGTATAGACGGCTATATATTAATAGAATTTATTTTGATTTTAAGCGGATTTATAATGATATACCTGATTAGAAAATCAAAAAGATTTTTTAATCCTGTAATGGAGATTTTGTCTTTTGAATATAGTATTTTTTTCGTTTTTTTAGTACTTTTTAGCCCTATAGAAGATATGAAACACGTATGGCTTTTTACATACCCTTTAATTATTTTGAATTTACAAACACCTCAAAAGTCAAAATATTGGCTTTCTTTTGTAGTTTTTTTACTTATTTTTGCAAATTTTCAACCTTTTTTTAAAATATCAATTAGCTCATACCAAACGATATATATAATTTTTGTTCTTGTGTTAGTTAGTCTGATTACTTATTTTTATCAGAGAAAAATGATGGATGCAAGAGAAGTGATTATGCAGCAACGAGTTGTACTTGAGAAAAGGTATAACGAACTTTTAAAAAAAGACAAGATGCTCTCAACCCAGTCTAAGCAAGCCGTCATGGGAGAAATGATGAGTATGATAGCCCATCAGTGGAGACAACCTCTCTCAACCGTAACACTTTTAATCTCAAATCTGCAGTTTGGCAAAATGTTAGGAAATGAAATAAGCTCTCAAAAACTTGACAGCACACTCAATGAGATTAGCAGTACCTTGGTATATCTATCTGAAACTATTAATGATTTTCAAACATACTTCCATCCAAATAAAATAAAATCAAAAGTTGAAATTCACGAAGTTTTAAAAAAAGCCGTAAACTTTGCAAAACCAAGAGCCAATAGGAATAATATAGAGATGCTTATAAATAAAGAGACTGATATTGAATCGGTTACATATGAAAATGAACTAATCCAAATTATATTAAACCTTATAAATAATGCAATAGATGCACTTATAAATAAAGATACTCAAAACTCAAAAATAACTATAAGTGCTAAAAATGTAGATGATATGATTTATATCTATGTAAAAGATACCGGAGAGGGAATAGCCCAAGAACATATAGACAAAGTTTTTGAACCGTACTTTTCCACAAAAGGTAAGAACGGTACCGGTTTAGGACTATATATGTCTCAAATTATTGCTCAAAAGCAGTTTGACGGTGAAATAAGTGTAAGTAGCTCAGATGTCGGAGCTACCTTCTTAGTAAAGATAAAAAAAGACGTAAATTTTTAG
- a CDS encoding HAD-IIA family hydrolase, which yields MYFIDVQGTLISDEDKSPINGSIEFIDFLNNKKIPYMVVTNNTKKASSDFYNFLNESGFNFSFDKYLDPLMLLESRVEKDSVAAYGAEQFLETLQKMGYKFNYENPKTVLVAIKEDFNSEEFAQMIDFLLSGAKLVGMHETSIYAKNGKRYPGVGAVLKLLEFATSVSYEVIGKPSLAFYEEGLSALRKQNSTAKYSDITMISDDVKGDLGGAKELGMKSVFVTSGKYRTADEIVPFLQENLKPDEIYADMAEILEKIK from the coding sequence TTGTATTTCATAGATGTTCAAGGTACTTTAATAAGCGATGAAGATAAAAGCCCAATCAATGGAAGCATAGAATTTATTGATTTTTTAAATAATAAAAAAATCCCGTATATGGTTGTTACAAACAACACTAAAAAAGCTTCATCAGATTTTTATAACTTTTTAAATGAGAGTGGTTTTAATTTTTCATTTGATAAATATCTTGATCCTTTGATGCTACTTGAATCACGTGTAGAAAAAGACTCTGTAGCAGCTTATGGAGCAGAACAGTTTTTAGAAACTTTGCAAAAAATGGGATACAAATTTAATTACGAAAATCCTAAGACAGTATTGGTGGCTATAAAAGAAGATTTTAACTCTGAAGAATTTGCCCAAATGATAGACTTTTTACTCTCAGGAGCAAAACTTGTTGGGATGCATGAGACTTCAATCTATGCTAAAAATGGCAAACGTTATCCAGGTGTGGGTGCTGTTTTAAAACTTTTAGAATTTGCTACAAGTGTAAGTTACGAGGTGATAGGAAAACCGAGTTTAGCTTTTTATGAAGAGGGTTTAAGTGCTCTTCGTAAACAAAATTCTACAGCCAAATATTCAGATATAACTATGATAAGCGATGACGTTAAAGGTGATTTAGGCGGTGCAAAAGAGCTTGGGATGAAGTCTGTATTTGTAACTAGTGGAAAATATAGAACAGCAGATGAAATAGTTCCATTTTTGCAAGAAAATCTAAAGCCGGATGAGATATATGCAGATATGGCTGAGATATTGGAGAAGATAAAATGA
- the pheA gene encoding prephenate dehydratase yields the protein MKTLDDCRVKIDELDDKLLDILNERMKVVERVGEIKHESGGAIYRPEREKAIIERLALKSKNDGGLLNKAAIEAMFLELFAVSRNLELPERIAYLGPEGSFTHQAAESRFGAMSDYMSLSSIYSVFKTLEAKRAKFGVVPIENSRDGIVGETLDLLAKSSVKIVAELYMPIHMSFATKSKELKDIKKIYSKDKGFGQCREFLNEHGLSDAELIPVESTAKAAILASAEPNSAAICSHIAAKLYGVPILFNDVEDNIGSSTRFVILSDFKNAMSENDKTSIFVQLKDAVKAGSLVHFLQDFDDANINMSKIESRPSKDKEGFGYWFFIDFYGHIDEPRVQEIIKKHDGEITWLGSYVKGDNEI from the coding sequence ATGAAAACCCTTGATGATTGTCGTGTAAAAATCGATGAGTTGGATGACAAACTTTTAGATATTTTAAATGAACGTATGAAAGTAGTTGAACGTGTAGGCGAGATAAAACATGAGAGTGGCGGTGCTATATACAGACCTGAACGTGAAAAAGCTATTATAGAACGTTTGGCACTTAAGAGTAAAAATGACGGAGGTTTATTAAATAAAGCTGCAATTGAAGCTATGTTTTTAGAGCTTTTTGCAGTATCACGTAACCTTGAACTACCTGAACGCATAGCATATCTGGGACCTGAAGGTAGTTTTACCCATCAAGCTGCAGAGAGTCGTTTCGGTGCTATGAGTGATTATATGTCACTTAGTTCTATATATTCGGTTTTTAAAACTTTGGAAGCAAAACGTGCAAAATTCGGTGTAGTGCCAATTGAGAATTCACGTGATGGAATAGTCGGTGAAACACTTGATTTATTGGCAAAATCATCTGTAAAAATAGTAGCGGAACTTTATATGCCGATACATATGTCCTTTGCGACAAAATCTAAAGAGTTAAAAGATATTAAAAAGATATACTCCAAAGATAAAGGTTTTGGGCAGTGTCGAGAATTTTTAAATGAACATGGACTCTCGGATGCTGAATTAATACCTGTTGAGAGTACCGCAAAAGCTGCAATATTAGCTAGTGCTGAGCCAAATTCTGCAGCTATTTGTTCCCATATAGCTGCAAAACTTTACGGAGTACCTATACTTTTTAACGATGTAGAAGATAACATAGGAAGTTCTACAAGATTTGTAATTTTAAGTGATTTTAAAAATGCAATGAGCGAAAATGATAAAACATCTATTTTTGTCCAACTAAAAGATGCCGTTAAAGCCGGTTCACTTGTTCATTTTCTACAGGACTTTGATGATGCAAATATAAATATGTCTAAAATAGAATCGCGTCCTTCAAAAGATAAAGAAGGATTTGGGTATTGGTTTTTTATAGATTTTTACGGACATATAGATGAACCTAGGGTTCAAGAAATTATAAAAAAACATGACGGAGAGATAACATGGCTTGGAAGTTATGTAAAGGGTGATAATGAAATTTAA